A window of the Cystobacter fuscus genome harbors these coding sequences:
- a CDS encoding sodium:proton antiporter, with translation MNAAVALTVGLLFGVGVLLTLKRDLVRMAAGGLLLTNSAILFILSTGFPERGEPLHDEGATRVVMTDPLAQALALTAIVIGFATSALLLAFVYRMHEQHGSLDLRDVVHAELEEEQSLTREPSEPEER, from the coding sequence GTGAACGCCGCCGTGGCCCTCACGGTGGGGCTGCTCTTCGGCGTGGGGGTGCTGCTCACGCTCAAGAGGGATCTGGTGCGCATGGCCGCGGGAGGGCTGCTGCTCACCAACTCGGCCATCCTCTTCATCCTCTCCACGGGCTTTCCCGAGCGCGGCGAGCCCCTGCACGACGAGGGCGCCACCCGGGTGGTGATGACGGATCCGCTCGCCCAGGCGCTGGCGCTCACCGCCATCGTCATCGGCTTCGCCACCTCGGCGCTGCTGCTGGCGTTCGTCTACCGGATGCACGAGCAGCACGGCTCGCTGGACCTGCGCGACGTGGTGCACGCCGAGCTGGAGGAAGAGCAGTCGCTCACGCGAGAGCCGTCCGAGCCGGAGGAGCGCTGA